Proteins from one Bacteroidales bacterium genomic window:
- a CDS encoding YceI family protein, translating to MKRALLLFAFTALLVSNVVAQSKLNADTEKTKLLWLGEKVTGEHNGTINLKSGWLNWQDNKIVSGEFLIDMASIKDADGSANLEGHLKSDDFFGVEKFPTAKLVLTGSTAFDKGTGVVKGTLTIKDSTNPIEFKSTMQKKDDGVWFFANIVVDRTKYNVRYGSGSFFDNLGDKTIYDEFKLKVNLLVK from the coding sequence ATGAAAAGAGCACTATTATTATTTGCATTTACAGCTTTACTTGTGTCAAATGTTGTTGCACAGAGTAAATTAAACGCTGATACAGAGAAAACCAAATTACTCTGGTTGGGTGAAAAAGTAACCGGCGAGCATAACGGGACTATTAATCTTAAATCGGGCTGGCTGAACTGGCAGGATAACAAAATTGTTTCAGGAGAGTTTTTAATTGATATGGCATCTATTAAAGATGCTGATGGAAGCGCAAACCTTGAAGGGCATCTGAAATCTGATGATTTTTTTGGAGTTGAAAAATTTCCGACTGCAAAACTTGTTTTGACCGGAAGTACTGCATTTGACAAAGGTACAGGTGTTGTTAAGGGAACGTTGACTATTAAAGATTCAACAAATCCTATTGAGTTTAAAAGTACAATGCAGAAGAAAGATGATGGCGTATGGTTTTTTGCCAATATAGTTGTTGACAGGACCAAATATAATGTTCGTTACGGTTCAGGCTCATTCTTCGATAACCTTGGAGACAAAACAATCTACGACGAATTCAAACTGAAAGTGAATCTACTGGTTAAATAG
- a CDS encoding 3-ketoacyl-ACP reductase: MNDKPVAVITGASRGIGRSVAIALAAEGFDIAAIARSTDSEGMEILGPEVEKRGSQFFPIGLDISCTGCQKEVVSNILERYGRIDVLINNAGVAPLQRNDVLDMTEESYERVMSINLKGPVFFAQKIAKEMIWLKPQISHYNPVIVFMTSVSADMSSTNRAEYCISKAGLSMATTVFADRLSREEILVFEVRPGIIQTDMTAKIKDKYDKLISEGLVPQKRWGLPEDIGKAVASIARGDWNFSTGMVFEISGGLNIRKL, encoded by the coding sequence ATGAATGACAAACCTGTAGCTGTCATTACAGGCGCCAGCAGAGGAATAGGCAGGTCGGTTGCAATCGCATTAGCTGCCGAGGGTTTTGACATTGCAGCCATAGCTCGTTCAACAGACAGTGAGGGGATGGAGATTCTGGGTCCTGAGGTTGAAAAAAGAGGTTCGCAATTCTTTCCTATAGGTCTCGACATTTCATGTACAGGTTGCCAGAAAGAAGTTGTTTCCAATATTCTTGAGAGATACGGCAGGATTGACGTTCTGATAAATAATGCAGGAGTTGCCCCGCTTCAGAGAAATGATGTCCTTGACATGACAGAGGAGAGTTATGAAAGGGTGATGAGCATCAATCTTAAGGGGCCGGTGTTCTTTGCCCAGAAAATAGCCAAAGAGATGATCTGGCTGAAACCTCAGATTTCACATTATAATCCGGTTATTGTTTTTATGACTTCCGTTTCAGCTGATATGTCCTCAACAAACAGGGCGGAGTATTGCATATCAAAAGCAGGACTGAGTATGGCAACAACTGTCTTTGCCGACAGGTTATCGAGGGAAGAGATACTTGTTTTTGAAGTACGTCCGGGTATTATTCAGACCGATATGACCGCTAAAATCAAGGATAAATACGACAAACTTATCAGTGAAGGGTTAGTTCCACAGAAAAGGTGGGGTCTGCCTGAAGATATTGGCAAAGCAGTTGCTTCTATTGCAAGAGGTGACTGGAATTTCTCTACAGGAATGGTTTTTGAGATAAGTGGCGGACTAAATATCAGAAAACTGTAA
- a CDS encoding FAD-binding protein: MKSENIILNCYSITCYSINTLIIGSGAAALNAAVTLHKLGQEDILIATAQWGGGTSNNAGSDKQTYYKLSVSGMEPDSVADMAKDLFNGHCMHGDIALCEAQGSIQAFMNLVSLGVKFPHDKYGAWAGYKTDHDSRGRATSVGPYTSRKMFEVLAEEVRRRGIETLDSHHCIKLLTDISGQKVVGALAINTAEKDYKKAFVLFNSTNVLLGTGGPAGLYETSVYPHSQNGSIGMALSAGATAQNLTESQFGIASVKFRWNLSGSYQQAMPRYVSTDKNLGDEKEFLNEFFPDIRTLAKAIFLKGYQWPFDPRKVKDYGSSLIDILVDREINEKGRLVFLDYRTNPSFINKESFSLNNLDPEVENFLSNSNALKDSPIERLRSLNEPAVNLYLEHGIDLEKELLQIAVCVQHNNGGLKANIWWESDLRHLFPVGEVNGSHGVYRPGGSALNSGQVGSYRAALFVYNKYNGLPPELKEFLSGAGTSVTDTLNFADKWMKSGLVENINKYLKEIRIRMSESAGIFRDSIRIEKAVNQAGELLKQLPDSIGASSVNDLASAFQVLDNCIAHLVYLEAIKYYINKGGRSRGSFIVTVAGIKTDPELCGYDRDVEKDIIEAVIRQAKIIITSNKVREIPEQNLWFEKVWKEYNEDIFTDC; encoded by the coding sequence ATGAAAAGTGAAAATATAATTCTTAATTGTTATTCAATTACATGTTATAGCATTAACACACTCATAATCGGAAGCGGGGCAGCTGCTCTCAATGCTGCAGTAACTCTTCATAAGCTGGGTCAGGAGGATATCCTGATCGCAACTGCGCAGTGGGGAGGAGGTACCTCCAACAATGCCGGTTCTGATAAACAAACTTACTATAAACTATCTGTCAGCGGGATGGAGCCAGACTCTGTGGCTGATATGGCAAAGGATCTTTTTAATGGTCACTGTATGCATGGGGATATAGCACTTTGTGAGGCTCAGGGCTCAATACAGGCATTCATGAACCTGGTTAGTCTGGGTGTTAAGTTCCCTCACGACAAGTATGGTGCATGGGCCGGGTATAAGACTGATCACGATAGCAGAGGAAGGGCAACTTCGGTTGGTCCGTATACAAGCAGAAAAATGTTTGAGGTACTTGCAGAGGAGGTCAGGCGGCGTGGAATAGAAACACTCGACAGCCATCATTGCATTAAACTTTTAACCGACATATCAGGGCAGAAAGTTGTAGGAGCCCTGGCAATTAACACTGCAGAAAAGGATTATAAAAAAGCATTTGTTCTGTTTAACTCAACAAATGTTTTACTTGGAACCGGTGGTCCGGCCGGATTATATGAGACTTCGGTATATCCTCATTCTCAAAACGGATCGATTGGTATGGCATTAAGTGCAGGTGCAACAGCGCAGAATCTAACAGAATCCCAATTTGGAATTGCCTCAGTTAAATTCAGATGGAATCTCTCGGGGAGTTATCAGCAGGCAATGCCGCGATATGTTTCCACAGATAAAAATCTTGGTGATGAAAAGGAGTTTCTGAATGAATTCTTCCCGGATATCAGAACTCTTGCAAAAGCAATTTTCCTGAAAGGATATCAATGGCCATTTGATCCCCGTAAAGTTAAGGATTACGGATCATCACTGATTGATATTCTTGTTGACAGGGAAATAAATGAAAAAGGCCGATTAGTGTTTCTTGATTATCGAACGAACCCGTCATTTATTAATAAAGAATCTTTTTCCCTGAATAATCTTGATCCTGAAGTTGAGAATTTTCTTAGCAACTCAAATGCACTTAAGGATAGTCCCATAGAACGGCTGCGCTCACTTAATGAACCGGCAGTAAATCTTTATCTCGAACATGGAATAGATCTTGAAAAAGAGCTTCTTCAGATTGCAGTGTGTGTACAACATAATAATGGAGGTTTAAAGGCAAATATCTGGTGGGAATCTGATTTAAGGCATCTCTTTCCCGTTGGCGAAGTAAATGGGTCTCATGGGGTTTATCGTCCAGGCGGATCTGCTCTTAATTCAGGTCAGGTAGGCAGTTACAGGGCGGCACTCTTTGTTTATAATAAGTACAACGGGTTGCCTCCGGAGCTGAAGGAATTTCTTTCCGGAGCAGGAACAAGTGTAACGGATACACTTAATTTTGCCGATAAATGGATGAAAAGCGGACTTGTTGAAAATATCAATAAGTATCTGAAGGAAATCAGGATAAGGATGTCAGAATCAGCCGGTATCTTTCGCGACAGTATCAGAATAGAAAAAGCAGTTAATCAGGCCGGAGAGCTGTTGAAACAGTTACCCGACAGTATCGGGGCATCATCGGTAAATGATCTTGCCAGCGCATTTCAGGTTTTGGATAACTGCATTGCTCATCTGGTTTACCTGGAAGCAATAAAATATTATATCAACAAAGGGGGAAGAAGCAGGGGTTCGTTTATTGTTACAGTAGCAGGAATCAAAACTGATCCGGAGTTGTGCGGGTATGACAGAGATGTTGAAAAGGACATTATAGAAGCAGTGATCAGGCAGGCAAAGATCATCATTACATCTAATAAAGTCAGAGAGATTCCTGAACAGAATCTCTGGTTTGAAAAGGTGTGGAAAGAATATAATGAAGATATTTTTACTGATTGTTGA
- a CDS encoding glycosyltransferase family 2 protein has translation MRDLSIIIVSFKGWNRLTKCLEALDSFTGRSFTSEVIVVDNKSDDETIYELEERFSKFRFIHNSINGGFANGCNIGSKNASGEFFLFLNPDTIATESELEKLLNVARQNPNYGIVSCRQVNERGKESLASGPFPHLFNLTGFQRSFYNRRKPRTASLTPDITFPDWISGSVVMIRRDVFRKIGGFDEDFWMYFEDVDLCRRVRDIKLEVACCRSVTIEHNHGGSSRINLKTASLTKTEVHISRHVYISKHKTGFNKFIIQTFLVINNFINGIVTGLLGLLFFFIPKIFLRSVILFRLTRYYFESLIHGSWISSRSVNFKNC, from the coding sequence ATGAGAGACCTTTCAATAATCATTGTTTCATTTAAAGGGTGGAACCGGCTGACAAAATGCCTTGAAGCACTGGACAGTTTCACAGGCAGGAGCTTTACTTCAGAAGTGATTGTGGTCGACAACAAATCTGATGATGAGACAATATATGAACTTGAAGAGAGGTTTTCTAAATTCAGGTTCATACACAATTCTATTAATGGCGGATTTGCTAACGGATGCAATATTGGAAGCAAAAATGCCTCAGGTGAATTTTTCCTGTTTCTGAATCCCGACACTATTGCCACTGAATCAGAACTTGAAAAGCTTCTTAACGTAGCAAGACAAAATCCCAATTATGGTATTGTCTCATGCCGGCAGGTGAATGAGCGGGGCAAAGAATCTCTCGCATCAGGTCCATTCCCTCATTTGTTTAATCTGACAGGATTTCAGCGATCATTTTATAATCGCCGCAAGCCACGCACTGCAAGCCTCACGCCTGATATTACTTTCCCCGATTGGATATCCGGCTCAGTAGTTATGATCCGGAGAGATGTTTTCAGGAAGATTGGTGGTTTTGATGAGGATTTCTGGATGTACTTTGAAGATGTTGACCTCTGCCGGAGAGTAAGGGATATTAAACTTGAAGTTGCTTGCTGCCGGAGTGTAACAATTGAGCATAATCATGGCGGAAGTTCAAGGATTAACCTGAAAACGGCCTCATTAACCAAGACTGAAGTTCATATTTCCAGACATGTATATATCTCGAAACATAAAACCGGGTTCAATAAATTTATAATACAGACATTCCTTGTGATAAATAATTTCATAAACGGGATAGTAACTGGTCTCCTCGGATTGCTCTTCTTTTTTATCCCTAAAATTTTTCTCAGGAGTGTGATTTTATTCAGGTTAACAAGGTATTATTTTGAATCACTCATCCACGGCTCCTGGATCAGTTCACGATCGGTGAACTTTAAAAACTGTTAA
- a CDS encoding rhomboid family intramembrane serine protease, with product MSETNSDINSDLAFYRKKLLLSMIIPGIIVFFMWLVKITEVLFGLDFSSAGIYPLTAEGLPGILLSPFIHADFKHLFSNTLPLFFLLVALFYFYSEVVIKISILTYVLTGLLVWIFGRSSWHIGASGLVYGVASFLFFSGIIRKYFRLIALSLLIVFLYGSMVWGIFPGIYKNVSWESHMLGFFSGAILSVWFRKEGPQQPVYEWEEEEDEEENGGMGEREIKETDEPAPGTQQHNL from the coding sequence ATGTCAGAAACCAACTCAGATATTAATAGTGACCTTGCTTTCTACAGAAAGAAGCTTCTGCTGAGCATGATTATTCCCGGGATTATTGTTTTTTTCATGTGGCTTGTTAAAATAACTGAGGTTTTGTTCGGGCTTGATTTTTCATCTGCCGGGATTTACCCTCTTACGGCTGAGGGATTACCGGGAATACTTCTATCACCTTTTATTCATGCCGACTTCAAACATCTGTTCAGCAATACATTACCATTGTTTTTTCTTCTGGTGGCCCTCTTCTATTTTTATTCTGAAGTTGTTATAAAAATTAGTATCCTGACTTATGTTTTAACCGGTTTATTGGTCTGGATCTTTGGCAGATCTTCGTGGCATATCGGTGCAAGCGGCCTTGTATACGGAGTAGCATCTTTTCTTTTTTTTAGCGGTATAATAAGAAAATACTTCAGGCTAATAGCATTATCTCTTCTTATAGTTTTTCTTTATGGCTCTATGGTATGGGGAATCTTTCCCGGAATATATAAGAATGTTTCATGGGAGTCGCATATGCTCGGATTCTTTTCAGGGGCCATTCTCTCTGTCTGGTTTCGGAAGGAAGGTCCCCAGCAGCCGGTGTATGAATGGGAGGAAGAAGAAGATGAAGAGGAGAATGGGGGAATGGGAGAGCGGGAGATTAAAGAGACTGATGAACCAGCACCCGGCACCCAGCAACATAATTTATAA
- a CDS encoding Gfo/Idh/MocA family oxidoreductase, translating into MIKKYKWGILAPGKMSAKFTRGLKLLDNVELYAVGSRDKERAKIFAEEFGFKKSYGSYEELASDKEVDIIYVASPHSHHHEHVMLCLKNRKAVLCEKAFALTSREAGEMLTEAKNQKVFLMEALWPPFQPMYIKTKETIDSGIAGRILHLNARFGFQAPYNPTDRKFNLDLGGGSLLDIGIYAVIDALWFIGVPDEITAVASFAETGSEDSISIIFKYNDGRMANLYSSFRTAAGIGCDLLCEKGNLYFSRARDMSQCLTIAFNGEEKRDYSLLPDGMGYQYEAAEVMKCLDEGKLESSVVPHEFTLNLMKTLDRIREAAGIVFPGRDLR; encoded by the coding sequence ATGATTAAGAAATACAAATGGGGCATTCTGGCTCCGGGGAAGATGTCGGCAAAATTTACAAGGGGACTTAAACTGCTTGATAATGTTGAACTTTATGCAGTAGGTTCGCGCGATAAAGAGAGGGCAAAGATTTTTGCTGAAGAGTTTGGATTTAAGAAATCCTATGGAAGTTATGAAGAGCTTGCATCTGACAAGGAAGTAGATATTATTTATGTAGCATCTCCGCATTCTCATCATCATGAGCATGTTATGCTGTGCCTAAAAAACAGGAAAGCTGTTCTTTGCGAAAAAGCATTTGCTCTTACAAGCAGGGAGGCCGGAGAAATGTTGACTGAGGCAAAAAATCAGAAGGTGTTTCTTATGGAGGCACTATGGCCGCCCTTTCAGCCAATGTATATTAAAACAAAAGAGACAATTGACAGCGGAATAGCCGGAAGGATTTTACATCTAAATGCAAGGTTTGGTTTTCAGGCACCTTATAATCCGACCGACCGCAAATTCAATCTTGATCTGGGAGGAGGGTCGTTACTGGATATTGGTATCTATGCCGTAATTGATGCTCTCTGGTTTATTGGCGTTCCTGATGAAATTACTGCAGTGGCTTCATTTGCAGAAACAGGATCTGAAGACTCAATAAGTATAATCTTCAAATATAACGACGGTCGGATGGCAAACCTGTACAGCTCTTTCCGGACAGCTGCAGGTATAGGCTGTGATCTCCTGTGTGAAAAGGGAAATCTTTACTTTTCCCGTGCAAGGGATATGTCGCAATGCCTCACAATTGCTTTCAACGGAGAAGAAAAAAGGGATTACTCTCTTCTTCCTGATGGTATGGGTTATCAGTATGAAGCAGCAGAGGTAATGAAGTGTCTCGATGAGGGAAAACTTGAAAGCAGTGTAGTACCCCATGAGTTTACTCTGAACCTTATGAAAACTCTGGACAGGATCAGGGAAGCAGCAGGGATTGTGTTTCCGGGGAGGGATTTGAGATGA
- a CDS encoding PspC domain-containing protein, which yields MKITVSINLGGYSFNIDEDAYTELKRYLKNLELHFAGEESSSEILSDIETRMAEIFRTKLTTYKQVINIEDVRQAMSVMGTPEDISDNDGPSARDKFASPGYHRMYRDTDHRIIGGVCSGMGAYWDVEAWIIRIIFVVLAMMGGLGLLVYLILYIVIPEAKTTAQKIEMKGNPVNIHNIKDSVKKEFDTVRKNMNL from the coding sequence ATGAAAATTACAGTTAGCATCAATCTCGGGGGCTACTCCTTCAACATAGATGAAGATGCCTATACCGAATTAAAGAGATACCTCAAAAACCTTGAACTTCACTTTGCGGGAGAGGAGAGTTCATCAGAGATACTCTCAGATATTGAGACCCGTATGGCGGAGATTTTCCGCACGAAACTCACAACATACAAGCAGGTAATAAATATTGAGGATGTCCGCCAGGCTATGTCAGTCATGGGAACACCCGAAGATATATCTGATAACGACGGACCATCAGCTCGTGACAAATTTGCATCACCCGGATACCACAGAATGTACCGCGATACTGATCACAGAATTATAGGTGGTGTATGTTCCGGAATGGGAGCATACTGGGATGTGGAAGCATGGATCATCAGAATAATTTTTGTAGTGCTCGCGATGATGGGCGGACTGGGACTTCTTGTCTACCTGATACTTTATATAGTCATACCTGAGGCAAAAACAACTGCCCAGAAAATTGAGATGAAAGGAAACCCGGTAAACATCCACAACATTAAGGATTCTGTAAAAAAAGAATTTGATACCGTGAGGAAAAACATGAATCTGTAA
- a CDS encoding PadR family transcriptional regulator — protein MDLENTKAQMRKGILEYCILSVLSRNSCYASDIIKELKEAEVIVVEGTLYPLLTRQKNAGLLSYRWEESQQGPPRKYYELTDAGRTYLADLDKSWQELVDSVNLIRTR, from the coding sequence ATGGATCTCGAAAATACAAAAGCACAGATGCGCAAAGGGATACTGGAATACTGCATTCTTTCAGTCTTATCCAGGAATTCCTGTTATGCAAGCGACATAATAAAGGAACTTAAAGAGGCTGAGGTAATAGTGGTTGAAGGAACTCTTTACCCGCTTTTAACAAGACAGAAAAATGCAGGATTACTCAGCTACAGATGGGAAGAATCACAACAGGGACCTCCCCGGAAATACTACGAACTTACCGACGCTGGCCGGACTTACCTGGCCGACCTCGATAAATCATGGCAGGAACTAGTGGATTCAGTTAATCTGATAAGAACCAGGTAA
- a CDS encoding PspC domain-containing protein, which translates to MDKTININIAGTLFQIDEDAFRILRDYLQSINSRFRNVQGGHETIEDIESRISEIFQSQKGLAGVISKDNVEAMISIIGKPEDFDVNEEQPEQHTYTSQKRRMYRNPDDKIIGGVCSGIGAYVDTDPVLFRILFVISFFLGIGFFLYIVLWIALPEANTEAKRREMYGSSYHSAYSVNKEPDGSYSNRYNGSAKVGNAFNEIFRAIGSVLYIIFRIFMIMVGVTLVVTGFLTMVTLLMVFVFKMPWVFSNEAFDSSVIWFPDFLNYIVNPALAPWIIILTLVAIFLPMLALIYWGVKMIFWFRAKDGIITLICFILWVMSVTALSIMLFNEGVSFAESAKSYTQTPIPQPPDTLYIMSGQKIADLKYNSQFAVPDDDYTVFMDDSTRTIFICPDLRFTITDKENAKVEIRKRSSGRSRAEASRKSESLQYNYRISNDTLYLDEFFTVPSGMKWTADFVTINLNIPERTVLYFENSTEKLFRHRINIMKIDGDDSSYSRTDYNTEPWELGNKFWILTEDGLEEADKVITLQK; encoded by the coding sequence ATGGACAAGACAATAAATATAAACATCGCGGGCACCCTGTTCCAGATAGATGAAGATGCATTCAGGATTCTGCGCGACTACCTCCAGTCAATTAACAGCCGCTTCAGAAATGTGCAGGGAGGACATGAGACAATAGAAGATATTGAATCACGCATTTCAGAAATTTTTCAGTCTCAAAAGGGACTAGCCGGAGTCATAAGTAAAGATAATGTTGAGGCGATGATCTCAATAATAGGTAAACCGGAAGATTTTGATGTTAATGAGGAGCAACCTGAACAGCATACTTATACCTCTCAAAAAAGAAGAATGTACAGGAATCCCGATGACAAGATAATTGGCGGTGTTTGCAGCGGAATTGGAGCTTATGTCGATACCGATCCGGTTCTTTTCAGGATTCTCTTTGTTATAAGCTTTTTTCTGGGAATAGGATTCTTCCTTTATATAGTACTGTGGATTGCCCTTCCTGAGGCGAACACTGAAGCTAAAAGGAGAGAGATGTATGGCAGTTCCTACCATTCTGCATATTCTGTAAACAAAGAGCCGGACGGATCATATTCAAACCGATACAATGGTTCTGCAAAAGTGGGAAATGCGTTCAACGAAATATTCCGGGCTATCGGAAGTGTGTTATACATTATCTTCAGGATCTTTATGATAATGGTAGGTGTTACACTTGTGGTAACAGGCTTCCTTACAATGGTAACTCTTCTCATGGTCTTTGTATTTAAAATGCCATGGGTATTCTCAAACGAAGCTTTTGATTCATCTGTTATCTGGTTTCCCGATTTCCTTAATTATATCGTGAATCCCGCGTTAGCTCCCTGGATAATAATACTTACCCTGGTTGCAATCTTTCTACCAATGCTCGCCCTTATTTACTGGGGTGTTAAAATGATCTTCTGGTTCAGGGCAAAGGATGGTATCATCACCCTGATATGCTTTATTCTATGGGTTATGTCGGTTACAGCACTTTCAATTATGCTCTTCAATGAAGGTGTAAGTTTTGCTGAATCTGCAAAGAGTTACACTCAGACTCCAATTCCTCAGCCACCGGATACACTTTACATAATGTCAGGACAAAAAATCGCTGATCTGAAATACAACAGCCAGTTCGCAGTACCGGATGATGACTATACTGTTTTCATGGATGATTCAACAAGAACAATATTCATCTGCCCCGATCTGAGATTTACAATTACGGATAAAGAGAATGCCAAAGTCGAGATCCGTAAACGCTCATCAGGGCGATCCAGGGCTGAAGCTTCAAGAAAATCAGAGTCACTGCAGTACAATTACAGAATTAGCAACGACACTCTGTATCTTGATGAGTTTTTTACAGTTCCTTCAGGAATGAAATGGACAGCCGATTTCGTTACGATAAATCTTAATATCCCTGAAAGAACCGTATTGTACTTCGAGAACTCTACTGAAAAACTATTCAGACACAGAATAAATATAATGAAAATCGATGGTGATGATAGTAGCTATTCAAGAACAGACTATAACACTGAACCCTGGGAATTAGGTAACAAATTCTGGATTCTGACAGAAGATGGGCTTGAGGAAGCAGATAAAGTTATAACGTTACAAAAATAA
- a CDS encoding DUF481 domain-containing protein — MKRSFLLLLLSILFIQAFPQDVATKSDTLRKDALNVFMEANDYIRKEIPYVNYVRDIKDAGVYIISTSQNTGSGGREFTYFLVGQNENAGMRDTISFVSSPDDTQDERRIKEVRTLKMGLMRYVAKTPLADYMKISFTEPLSETVSSDKWDSWVFRTSLNGWLQGQQSYKATNLYGNFNASRVTEKWKINLRARYNYGIDKFDIEDEIITSENNSKSVNALIVKSINDHWSYGGSAYTGSSSYNNQKFSATFMPGIEYDVFPYSESTRRQLRLLYTIGYGYVNYMDTTIYNLTKEGHFMHSVSAAYEVVQKWGSIDLSLNYSNYLHDWSKNNLSLNGFLDLRIAKGLSVNFGGGASLIHDQLGLVKGGATAEEVLLQRKELATQFEYFTSFGFSYTFGSIYNNVVNPRFGNGGGGGMTIMMN, encoded by the coding sequence ATGAAAAGATCTTTTTTACTATTATTACTCTCAATTCTCTTTATTCAGGCATTCCCACAGGATGTCGCAACCAAATCGGACACGTTGCGAAAGGATGCCCTCAATGTGTTTATGGAAGCCAACGACTACATCCGTAAAGAGATTCCTTATGTGAATTATGTAAGAGATATTAAAGATGCCGGAGTTTATATAATTTCCACTTCACAAAATACCGGATCCGGCGGCCGTGAGTTCACCTATTTTCTCGTTGGACAGAACGAGAATGCAGGTATGCGCGATACAATCTCTTTTGTTTCTTCTCCGGATGATACACAGGATGAAAGAAGAATAAAAGAGGTTAGGACTCTTAAGATGGGACTTATGCGATATGTGGCTAAAACACCTCTTGCAGATTATATGAAAATCAGTTTCACAGAACCTCTCTCTGAAACTGTATCATCTGATAAGTGGGACAGCTGGGTATTCAGGACTTCTCTAAATGGATGGCTTCAGGGGCAGCAGTCGTATAAAGCCACCAACCTCTATGGAAATTTTAACGCTTCCAGAGTAACGGAAAAATGGAAGATAAATCTGAGAGCAAGGTATAATTACGGAATTGACAAATTTGATATCGAAGATGAAATAATTACAAGTGAAAACAATTCTAAATCAGTTAATGCCTTAATTGTCAAAAGCATAAATGACCATTGGTCTTATGGAGGATCTGCATACACAGGATCATCAAGTTATAACAACCAGAAGTTTTCAGCAACATTTATGCCTGGTATTGAATATGATGTTTTCCCTTACTCTGAGTCGACGAGAAGGCAACTCAGATTATTATATACCATCGGTTACGGTTATGTAAATTATATGGATACGACTATTTACAACCTGACAAAAGAGGGCCATTTTATGCATTCAGTAAGCGCCGCATATGAAGTTGTTCAGAAATGGGGATCGATAGATTTGAGCCTGAATTACAGCAATTACCTTCATGACTGGTCAAAAAACAACCTCTCTCTCAACGGCTTCCTTGATCTGAGAATTGCTAAGGGATTATCAGTTAACTTCGGCGGAGGCGCTTCATTAATCCACGATCAGTTAGGCCTTGTAAAAGGAGGGGCAACTGCTGAAGAGGTTCTGCTTCAGAGAAAGGAACTTGCAACCCAGTTCGAGTACTTCACAAGCTTTGGCTTCTCTTATACTTTTGGTTCAATTTACAACAATGTGGTTAATCCCCGATTCGGTAACGGTGGCGGTGGCGGTATGACTATAATGATGAATTAA
- a CDS encoding fibrobacter succinogenes major paralogous domain-containing protein: MKKIEKISRIFAEIMVSALLFVASSYNLIAQEAGTVKDLDGNIYNTIRIGDQIWMAENLRSTRLNDGTAIANITGIAEWAALSTPGYCWYKNDTVYKNVYGALYNAYAVNTNKLCPAGWHVSTNEDWLKLESWLGGEKIAGGKLKNTGTLHWSEPNSGATNEIQFNALPGGSRYTNGLFLTIKNMGYWWSPGETNTFNNWYRSIYYRDIAVTRNFIDSTNGFSVRCVKD, translated from the coding sequence TTGAAAAAAATTGAAAAAATAAGCAGGATTTTTGCAGAAATTATGGTCTCTGCATTATTATTCGTTGCTTCCAGCTATAATTTGATCGCGCAGGAAGCAGGTACTGTAAAGGATCTGGATGGGAATATTTACAATACAATAAGAATCGGCGACCAGATCTGGATGGCTGAAAACCTTAGAAGCACAAGACTTAACGATGGTACTGCAATAGCCAACATTACAGGTATTGCTGAATGGGCAGCACTGTCAACTCCCGGCTATTGCTGGTATAAAAACGACACTGTTTATAAAAACGTTTATGGAGCTTTGTATAATGCTTATGCTGTCAATACTAACAAATTATGCCCCGCAGGATGGCATGTTTCAACAAATGAAGACTGGTTAAAACTCGAATCGTGGCTGGGAGGCGAAAAAATTGCCGGAGGAAAACTAAAAAATACCGGGACCCTGCACTGGAGTGAACCAAATTCAGGAGCCACAAATGAAATTCAGTTTAATGCACTCCCTGGCGGGAGCAGATATACAAATGGATTATTCCTCACCATAAAAAACATGGGTTACTGGTGGAGTCCGGGTGAAACAAATACCTTCAATAACTGGTACAGAAGCATATACTACCGCGACATTGCCGTAACCAGAAACTTTATTGACTCAACAAACGGGTTTTCAGTCAGATGTGTTAAAGATTAG